The following are encoded in a window of Aromatoleum petrolei genomic DNA:
- the argA gene encoding amino-acid N-acetyltransferase: MSGHSNPSSNPAASDIAASTEQFVAWVRGAAPYIHAFRGRTFVIAFGGEVAAGARAQSLAYDCNLLAALGIRLVLVHGARPQIEAELARRGLEPRYHNGLRVTDADALECVKAAMAVTRLEVEALLSQGLPNTPMAGSYMRVTGGNFITARPVGVVDGVDYQYTGAVRKIIAEEINADLDQQNVVLISPMGVSPAGEIFNLSMEEVAEAVAVAVKAEKLIYLCDAPGLLDADQRLIDSVTADEAERMFNAGEGLTEDLDLYLPCAIRAVRRGVSRVHLIDHDKDGGLLLEFFTHAGVGTVVSRDPLFRLRDASFEDVAALVALISPMEADGTLVRRGRELLEQEIDRFSVVEHDGVLVGCAALYPFSDDRAAELACLAVTPEYRRAGLGDQLLRRIEQRARNQRLERLFVLTTRTAHWFRERGFSEIGPEALPQKKRELYNYQRRSKVFVKKL, from the coding sequence TTGAGCGGCCACTCCAATCCCTCCTCCAATCCCGCGGCATCCGACATCGCGGCGTCGACCGAGCAGTTCGTGGCCTGGGTGCGCGGGGCTGCGCCTTACATTCACGCCTTCCGTGGACGCACCTTCGTCATCGCCTTCGGCGGGGAGGTCGCCGCCGGCGCGCGCGCCCAGAGCCTGGCCTACGACTGCAACCTGCTCGCCGCGCTGGGCATCCGCCTCGTGCTGGTGCATGGCGCACGTCCACAGATTGAGGCCGAGCTCGCGCGCCGCGGGCTGGAGCCGCGCTACCACAACGGCTTGCGCGTCACCGATGCCGATGCACTCGAATGCGTGAAGGCCGCGATGGCGGTCACCCGCCTCGAGGTGGAGGCGCTGCTGTCGCAGGGCTTGCCGAACACGCCCATGGCGGGCAGCTACATGCGCGTGACCGGAGGCAACTTCATCACGGCCCGTCCGGTAGGGGTCGTCGATGGCGTCGACTACCAATACACGGGCGCCGTGCGCAAGATCATCGCCGAGGAGATCAACGCCGACCTCGACCAGCAGAACGTCGTGCTGATCTCGCCAATGGGAGTGTCGCCGGCAGGCGAGATCTTCAACCTCAGCATGGAGGAGGTTGCCGAGGCGGTCGCCGTTGCGGTGAAGGCCGAGAAGCTGATCTACCTGTGTGACGCGCCGGGGCTGCTGGATGCGGACCAGCGCCTGATCGATTCGGTCACCGCCGACGAGGCCGAGCGCATGTTCAATGCGGGGGAGGGGCTCACCGAGGACCTCGACCTCTACCTGCCGTGCGCGATCCGCGCGGTGCGGCGCGGCGTGTCGCGCGTGCACCTCATCGATCACGACAAGGACGGCGGCCTGCTGCTGGAATTCTTCACCCACGCCGGCGTCGGTACCGTCGTGTCTCGCGACCCCTTGTTCCGTCTGCGCGACGCGAGCTTCGAGGATGTCGCCGCGCTGGTCGCGCTGATCTCGCCGATGGAGGCGGACGGCACGCTGGTGCGGCGCGGGCGCGAACTGCTGGAACAGGAGATCGACCGCTTCTCGGTCGTCGAGCACGACGGCGTGCTGGTCGGCTGCGCGGCGCTGTACCCTTTTTCCGACGATCGTGCGGCGGAGCTCGCCTGCCTTGCGGTTACTCCCGAATACCGCCGCGCGGGGCTTGGCGACCAGTTGCTGCGCCGAATCGAGCAGCGCGCGCGCAACCAGCGCCTCGAGCGCCTGTTCGTGCTCACGACGCGCACCGCGCACTGGTTCCGCGAACGCGGTTTCAGCGAAATCGGTCCCGAGGCCCTGCCGCAGAAGAAGCGCGAGCTGTACAACTACCAGCGCCGCTCGAAAGTGTTCGTGAAGAAGCTATGA
- a CDS encoding sensor domain-containing diguanylate cyclase, translating into MSGKQVPWRAAPALAGVAGALLAGLGALAGAHFGVVGDWGVLGPVLLAAGGLGGGVALLYGNAAVRRQTGDDAAIASRLDALETVAHLSLDAGARGSAADHAKRLDKLAIGVSRLREIAEGVHGVEALFDMRGRLTWISPSIQRLTGWSPAACLEAPDALALLVHESDRRYCQRMAQRVAEGSLGEDFEMRLLREDGHICWVACHWRPLGRDVTQPAGLRMSAEDIQARKEAEYKLLETVTELRRAQALRERYLARSNDERQRLSALLNVIRLGILFMDRDHRVLYYNRAMLDIWGFPPDENLIGMRDVVLQSRVAELIEQPEAYFEHIDAVLRTYVVSEPHEVHFKDGRIVTDIAALVEAAQGRRGIGRLWIYEDVTEQRRTAQRLVELAEHDPLTGLYNRRRFHEELDRQLADASRRGDEVGLLAIDLDGFKPINDEFGHQAGDEVLVSLADRVGDVIRRNEMFCRLGGDEFGVVVPDAGETELCELAHRIIEVIEGLRFDFGGRTVGITASLGIAIYPRHASTSEQLIAAADQAMYRSKSGGRDQWTMAESCAGESARMSPTESDEPDCRRED; encoded by the coding sequence GTGAGCGGCAAGCAAGTCCCGTGGCGGGCTGCGCCGGCGCTGGCCGGCGTGGCGGGAGCGCTGCTCGCGGGCCTTGGCGCCCTGGCCGGCGCGCACTTCGGCGTGGTTGGCGACTGGGGCGTGCTGGGTCCGGTGCTCCTTGCGGCGGGGGGGCTGGGGGGCGGTGTGGCGCTCCTCTATGGCAACGCGGCGGTCCGCCGGCAGACCGGCGATGACGCCGCGATCGCGTCGCGTCTCGATGCATTGGAAACCGTCGCGCATCTTTCCCTCGACGCGGGAGCTCGCGGGTCCGCAGCAGATCACGCGAAGCGGCTGGATAAGCTTGCCATTGGCGTGTCCCGCCTGCGCGAGATTGCAGAAGGCGTGCATGGCGTGGAAGCCCTGTTCGACATGCGCGGACGTCTGACCTGGATCAGCCCGTCAATACAGCGGCTGACAGGCTGGAGTCCCGCGGCGTGCCTCGAGGCACCCGATGCGCTCGCGCTGCTGGTGCATGAATCCGATCGCCGCTACTGCCAGCGCATGGCGCAGCGCGTGGCGGAGGGGAGTCTCGGTGAGGATTTCGAGATGCGGCTGTTACGCGAGGACGGCCACATCTGCTGGGTCGCCTGCCATTGGCGGCCGCTGGGCAGGGACGTCACGCAGCCCGCCGGCCTGAGGATGTCGGCCGAGGACATTCAGGCGCGCAAGGAAGCCGAGTACAAGCTCCTCGAAACCGTCACCGAACTGCGGCGCGCGCAGGCGCTGCGCGAGCGCTACCTCGCGCGTTCGAACGACGAGCGCCAGCGCCTGTCGGCGCTGCTCAATGTCATCCGGTTGGGCATCCTGTTCATGGACCGCGACCACCGTGTGCTCTATTACAACCGCGCGATGCTGGACATCTGGGGCTTTCCGCCCGACGAGAACCTCATCGGCATGCGCGACGTGGTGCTGCAAAGCCGCGTCGCCGAGCTCATCGAGCAGCCCGAAGCCTACTTTGAGCACATCGACGCGGTGTTGCGCACCTACGTCGTCAGTGAGCCTCATGAAGTGCATTTCAAGGACGGCCGCATCGTCACCGACATCGCCGCGCTCGTCGAGGCTGCGCAAGGGCGTCGTGGCATCGGGCGTCTGTGGATCTACGAGGACGTCACCGAACAGCGCCGCACCGCGCAGCGGCTGGTCGAGCTGGCCGAGCACGATCCGCTGACCGGGCTCTACAATCGTCGTCGCTTCCACGAGGAGCTCGACCGGCAACTCGCCGACGCCTCGCGCCGCGGCGACGAGGTCGGCCTCCTCGCGATCGACCTTGACGGTTTCAAGCCGATCAACGACGAGTTCGGCCACCAGGCCGGGGACGAGGTGCTGGTGTCGCTGGCGGACAGAGTCGGCGACGTTATCCGCCGCAACGAGATGTTCTGCCGCCTCGGTGGCGACGAGTTCGGCGTCGTGGTGCCCGATGCCGGCGAGACCGAGTTGTGCGAGCTTGCGCACCGCATCATCGAGGTGATCGAGGGGCTGCGCTTCGACTTTGGCGGGCGTACCGTCGGCATCACCGCGAGCCTCGGGATCGCGATTTACCCGCGCCACGCATCGACCTCCGAGCAGCTGATCGCGGCAGCCGACCAGGCGATGTACCGCTCGAAGAGCGGCGGGCGCGATCAATGGACCATGGCTGAGAGCTGTGCCGGGGAATCCGCTAGAATGAGCCCCACCGAATCCGATGAACCCGATTGCAGAAGAGAGGACTGA
- a CDS encoding oxidative damage protection protein, whose product MARMVNCIKLGREAEGLDLPPVPGALGKRIFDNVSKEAWQQWVKYQTMLINENRLNLMDARARKYLSEQMEKHFFGGGADQVGGYVPPAQ is encoded by the coding sequence ATGGCCCGTATGGTCAATTGCATCAAGCTTGGTCGCGAGGCCGAGGGGCTGGACCTGCCCCCGGTTCCCGGTGCGCTCGGCAAGCGCATCTTCGACAACGTCTCGAAGGAAGCCTGGCAGCAGTGGGTCAAGTACCAGACCATGCTGATCAACGAAAACCGTCTCAATCTGATGGATGCGCGTGCGCGCAAGTACCTGTCGGAGCAGATGGAAAAGCATTTCTTCGGCGGTGGCGCCGACCAGGTCGGCGGCTACGTCCCCCCGGCGCAGTGA
- the phoU gene encoding phosphate signaling complex protein PhoU, translating into MNKHTYTQFDKELEAIRKRLLEMGGLVAQQLTRAIEGLGTGNQDLLEQVIADDRKVNEEEVALDDACIHVIARHAPAAGDLRMVMTMIQMITDLERIGDEAKKIAKAGRQIIDSDAAFVPKVELRHVSTMVVEMLQGALDAFARMDPTASPDIVRRDKEVDAIFKGIMRQLITYMMEDPRVITRSLDVLFIAKSIERIGDHAKNLSEYVVYMVKGRDVRHEGVEALERASGAN; encoded by the coding sequence ATGAACAAGCACACCTACACGCAGTTCGACAAAGAGCTGGAAGCCATACGCAAGCGCCTGCTGGAAATGGGTGGACTGGTGGCGCAGCAGCTGACGCGTGCGATCGAAGGCCTCGGGACGGGCAACCAGGATCTGCTCGAACAGGTCATCGCCGATGACCGCAAGGTCAATGAAGAGGAAGTCGCGCTCGACGATGCCTGCATCCATGTCATCGCGCGCCACGCCCCGGCAGCGGGCGACCTGCGCATGGTCATGACGATGATCCAGATGATCACAGACCTCGAGCGCATCGGCGACGAGGCCAAGAAGATTGCCAAGGCGGGGCGCCAGATCATCGACTCGGACGCCGCCTTCGTTCCCAAGGTGGAGCTGCGGCACGTGTCGACGATGGTCGTCGAGATGCTGCAGGGCGCGCTCGACGCCTTCGCGCGCATGGACCCGACGGCGTCGCCCGACATCGTGCGGCGTGACAAGGAGGTCGATGCAATCTTCAAGGGCATCATGCGCCAGCTCATCACGTACATGATGGAAGATCCGCGCGTGATCACGCGTTCGCTGGACGTGCTGTTCATCGCCAAGTCGATCGAGCGCATCGGCGACCATGCGAAGAACCTGTCCGAATACGTGGTGTACATGGTCAAGGGCCGCGACGTGCGCCACGAGGGTGTCGAGGCGCTGGAGCGCGCATCCGGCGCCAACTGA
- the rpiA gene encoding ribose-5-phosphate isomerase RpiA has product MNQDELKKAAARAALDYVEDGMIVGVGTGSTVNHFIDGLADMRDRIAGAVSSSEASARRLESYGIPLVDLNDVTELQLYVDGADEIDGGFAMIKGGGGALTREKIVAAVADRFVCICDQSKLVNCLGAFPLPVEVIPMARAYVERRLTRIGGRPVLREGFVTDNGNLILDVHGLRIRDPRSLETEINQITGVVTNGLFALRGADLLLMATPAGVERRVAVTS; this is encoded by the coding sequence ATGAATCAGGACGAACTTAAGAAGGCCGCAGCGCGAGCGGCGCTGGATTACGTCGAGGACGGCATGATCGTCGGTGTCGGCACCGGCTCGACGGTCAACCATTTCATCGATGGGCTGGCCGACATGCGCGACCGCATCGCCGGAGCCGTCTCCAGCTCGGAGGCGAGCGCACGCCGGCTCGAGTCCTATGGCATCCCCCTGGTCGACCTCAACGACGTAACCGAACTACAGCTCTATGTGGACGGCGCCGACGAGATCGACGGCGGGTTTGCCATGATCAAGGGCGGCGGCGGCGCACTCACGCGCGAAAAGATCGTCGCTGCGGTCGCCGATCGCTTCGTCTGCATCTGCGACCAGTCCAAGCTCGTGAACTGCCTCGGCGCATTCCCCCTGCCGGTGGAAGTGATCCCGATGGCCCGTGCCTATGTCGAGCGCCGCCTCACGCGCATTGGCGGACGCCCCGTGCTGCGCGAAGGCTTCGTGACCGACAATGGCAACCTGATCCTGGACGTACATGGGTTGCGCATTCGGGATCCGAGGAGCCTGGAAACGGAAATCAACCAGATCACCGGCGTGGTGACCAACGGCTTGTTCGCGCTACGCGGCGCCGACCTGCTGCTGATGGCCACCCCCGCCGGGGTCGAGCGGCGCGTGGCGGTGACTTCCTGA
- the glp gene encoding gephyrin-like molybdotransferase Glp translates to MAQNPGSPNSARSPNYTAAEARQAILGRLSPTGGWERINVRSALGRVLAEDVIAPCNVPAHDNSAMDGYAVRHADLATQGESVLTVVGTAFAGKPFSGIVGSGQAVRIMTGAPIPEGADTIVVQEVARAAEGKVHVPPGQRAGQNLRRAGEDLALGGVALPAGKRCGPAELGLVASLGIAEVVVRRRLRVAFFSTGDELASIGKPLAPGEVYDSNRYTLFGALSRLGCDLIDMGVVRDDPQTLETAFRDASANADVILTSGGVSVGEADFIRELVNRLGEVAFWKIDIKPGRPMAFGRVGDAWLFGLPGNPVAVLVTFYQFVQDALQTLSGVSPLPEPVLFEVACGESIRKQPGRREFLRGRLAVVNGRQTVRLAGAQGSGVLRSMSEANCFIVLPEERGDIEAGDTVQVQIFDGLV, encoded by the coding sequence ATGGCACAGAACCCCGGTAGTCCGAACTCCGCCCGCTCGCCCAACTACACTGCCGCCGAGGCGAGGCAGGCAATCCTCGGACGGCTTTCCCCGACCGGCGGGTGGGAACGCATCAACGTCCGCAGCGCCCTTGGGCGCGTGCTCGCCGAGGATGTCATCGCGCCGTGCAACGTGCCGGCGCACGACAACTCGGCAATGGACGGCTACGCGGTACGCCATGCCGATCTTGCGACGCAGGGCGAGAGCGTCCTGACGGTGGTCGGCACCGCATTCGCCGGCAAACCCTTCTCCGGCATCGTCGGATCCGGCCAGGCCGTCCGCATCATGACCGGAGCGCCAATTCCGGAAGGCGCCGACACCATCGTCGTGCAGGAAGTCGCGCGCGCAGCCGAAGGGAAGGTGCACGTTCCCCCGGGGCAGCGCGCAGGACAGAACCTCCGCCGCGCCGGCGAGGACCTGGCACTCGGCGGCGTCGCCCTGCCCGCCGGCAAACGCTGCGGCCCTGCCGAATTGGGCCTCGTCGCCTCGCTCGGCATCGCCGAAGTGGTCGTGCGCCGCCGTCTGCGCGTGGCTTTTTTCTCCACTGGCGACGAACTCGCATCGATCGGCAAGCCGCTTGCACCGGGCGAGGTGTACGACAGCAACCGCTACACCTTATTCGGCGCACTGTCGCGCCTGGGCTGCGACCTCATCGACATGGGGGTGGTGCGCGACGACCCGCAGACTCTGGAAACGGCCTTCCGCGACGCGTCGGCCAATGCCGATGTAATCTTGACCAGCGGCGGCGTATCAGTCGGCGAGGCGGATTTCATCCGCGAGCTCGTGAATCGCCTGGGCGAGGTTGCCTTCTGGAAGATTGACATCAAGCCCGGACGACCAATGGCCTTCGGCCGCGTCGGCGATGCGTGGCTGTTCGGCCTGCCAGGCAATCCCGTCGCGGTGCTGGTGACCTTCTACCAGTTCGTGCAGGACGCCCTGCAAACCCTGTCCGGCGTATCACCGCTGCCCGAGCCGGTCTTGTTCGAAGTGGCATGCGGGGAGAGTATCCGAAAGCAGCCCGGAAGACGCGAGTTCTTGCGCGGGCGCCTTGCCGTCGTGAATGGCCGCCAGACGGTACGGCTCGCCGGCGCCCAGGGCTCCGGCGTGCTGCGCTCGATGTCGGAAGCGAACTGCTTCATCGTGCTGCCCGAAGAGCGCGGCGATATCGAGGCAGGCGACACCGTGCAGGTACAGATCTTCGACGGTCTCGTGTGA
- a CDS encoding c-type cytochrome, whose product MIKRSLLLSLLLVTGGLHAQDQAPDLAKAKQTAETLCVGCHGADGNSPIPVNPKLAGQHADYLFKQLKNFKGWNGKAAERENPIMGGMVAALEEADMKALAIHFSSQTLQPDSAKNPELAKLGQNIWRAGIPAKGVPACAGCHGPAGAGLPAQFPRLAGQYADYTEAQLKAFRDGVRKNDPAQMMQTIALKMTDPEMKAVADYAAGLR is encoded by the coding sequence ATGATCAAGCGTTCCCTGCTGCTCTCGCTGCTGCTGGTTACGGGCGGCCTTCATGCCCAGGACCAGGCTCCCGACCTCGCCAAGGCGAAACAGACTGCAGAAACCCTCTGCGTCGGGTGCCACGGCGCCGACGGCAACAGCCCGATTCCGGTCAACCCGAAACTGGCTGGCCAGCATGCCGACTACCTGTTCAAGCAACTGAAAAACTTCAAGGGCTGGAACGGCAAAGCTGCCGAACGCGAGAACCCGATCATGGGCGGCATGGTCGCCGCGCTCGAGGAAGCCGACATGAAGGCGCTTGCGATCCATTTCTCGTCGCAGACGCTGCAGCCGGACTCGGCCAAGAACCCTGAGCTCGCAAAGCTCGGCCAGAACATCTGGCGCGCCGGCATCCCGGCCAAGGGCGTCCCTGCCTGTGCCGGCTGCCACGGTCCCGCCGGCGCCGGTCTGCCTGCGCAGTTCCCGCGCCTTGCGGGCCAGTACGCGGACTACACCGAAGCCCAGCTGAAGGCTTTCCGCGACGGCGTGCGCAAGAACGACCCTGCACAGATGATGCAGACCATCGCCCTGAAGATGACCGATCCGGAGATGAAGGCAGTCGCCGACTACGCCGCCGGCCTGCGCTGA
- the yihA gene encoding ribosome biogenesis GTP-binding protein YihA/YsxC, which produces MSLFRNAKFEISIAKPGDLPVPDGAEIAFAGRSNAGKSSAINTLADHTRLAYVSKTPGRTQLINFFRLDCGAVLVDLPGYGYAKVPEAIRRQWVSLLENYLRRRENLVGLVLIMDSRHPLTPLDRQMIDWFLPSGRPIHVLLTKADKLTRNEAAATLAAVRREVAPMGAQVTVQLFSSLKKVGAEEVEHTVAGWLNLPTEELRPIPAAARLGGAGK; this is translated from the coding sequence ATGTCGCTCTTCCGCAACGCAAAATTCGAGATTTCCATTGCAAAACCGGGCGATCTGCCGGTTCCCGACGGGGCGGAGATTGCCTTCGCCGGCCGTTCGAACGCCGGCAAGTCGAGTGCCATCAATACGCTTGCCGATCATACTCGTTTGGCATATGTATCGAAGACGCCCGGACGTACGCAGCTGATCAACTTCTTCCGTCTCGATTGCGGGGCGGTGCTGGTCGACCTGCCAGGCTACGGCTACGCGAAAGTGCCCGAAGCGATCCGCCGGCAGTGGGTGAGCCTCCTCGAGAACTACCTGCGCCGGCGCGAGAATCTCGTCGGGCTGGTGCTGATCATGGATTCCCGTCATCCGCTGACGCCGCTCGATCGTCAGATGATCGACTGGTTCCTGCCCAGCGGGCGGCCGATTCACGTGCTGCTGACGAAGGCGGACAAGCTCACACGCAACGAGGCCGCTGCAACGCTGGCCGCGGTGCGTCGCGAAGTGGCGCCGATGGGGGCACAGGTCACGGTGCAACTGTTTTCGAGCCTGAAGAAGGTCGGGGCCGAAGAGGTGGAGCACACCGTGGCGGGCTGGCTGAATCTTCCGACGGAAGAGTTGCGCCCGATTCCGGCTGCGGCGCGGCTGGGTGGTGCCGGAAAATAA
- the hemB gene encoding porphobilinogen synthase, whose product MRPTGTFPATRMRRMRRDEFSRRLMRESRLSADDLIYPVFVLEGNNVTQTVPSMPGVTRVSLDKLLHVAEEAVSLGVPALALFPVIDAAGKTEGAEEAWNPDGLVPRVVQALKARFPELGVITDVALDPYTSHGQDGLIDPDDPRGYVLNDETLEALAKQALCHAQAGADVVAPSDMMDGRIARIRAELDGDNRIYTRILAYSAKYASSFYGPFRDAVGSAGNLGKGNKYTYQMDPANTDEAIREVALDIAEGADMFMVKPGMPYLDIVRRVKSELQVPTYAYQVSGEYAMLKAAIANGWLAEEACVMEALLSFKRAGADGILTYFALDAARWLKAAG is encoded by the coding sequence ATGCGTCCTACCGGAACCTTTCCTGCGACCCGCATGCGGCGGATGCGCCGCGACGAATTCTCGCGTCGCCTGATGCGCGAGTCGCGTCTGTCGGCCGACGATCTCATCTATCCGGTCTTCGTCCTCGAAGGCAACAATGTCACGCAGACCGTGCCGTCGATGCCGGGGGTCACGCGCGTGTCGCTGGACAAGCTGCTGCACGTTGCCGAGGAGGCGGTGTCGCTGGGCGTGCCCGCGCTGGCGCTCTTCCCCGTGATCGATGCAGCCGGAAAGACGGAAGGTGCCGAGGAGGCGTGGAATCCGGACGGCCTCGTGCCGCGCGTCGTGCAGGCGCTCAAGGCGCGCTTCCCGGAACTCGGCGTGATCACCGACGTCGCGCTCGACCCCTACACCAGCCACGGCCAGGACGGACTGATCGACCCCGACGACCCGCGCGGCTACGTGCTCAACGACGAGACGCTCGAGGCGCTCGCGAAACAGGCGCTGTGCCATGCACAGGCGGGCGCCGACGTGGTCGCTCCGTCCGACATGATGGATGGCCGCATCGCGCGCATCCGCGCCGAACTCGACGGCGACAATCGCATCTACACGCGCATCCTCGCCTATTCGGCGAAATACGCCTCCAGCTTCTACGGCCCCTTCCGCGATGCGGTGGGCTCGGCCGGCAACCTCGGCAAGGGCAACAAGTACACCTACCAGATGGACCCGGCGAACACCGACGAGGCCATCCGCGAGGTCGCGCTCGACATCGCCGAGGGCGCCGACATGTTCATGGTCAAGCCGGGCATGCCCTATCTCGACATCGTGCGCCGCGTGAAGAGCGAACTGCAGGTTCCCACCTACGCGTATCAGGTGAGCGGCGAGTACGCGATGCTCAAGGCGGCGATCGCCAATGGCTGGCTGGCGGAAGAGGCGTGCGTGATGGAGGCGCTGCTGTCCTTCAAGCGCGCCGGTGCCGACGGCATCCTGACCTACTTCGCACTCGATGCGGCGCGCTGGCTGAAGGCCGCGGGCTGA
- a CDS encoding pyrimidine 5'-nucleotidase codes for MSKPCAGPVWLFDLDNTLHNASAHIFPHINVSMTAYLARHLALDDEEANALRVRYWRRYGATLTGLMRHHGVNPHHFLAETHRFERLHAMMVFDRALGALLRRLPGRKIVFSNGPQRYAGAVLEAMGIRRHFAAVYGIEQMRFHPKPQMHAFRHLLHDLRLPPQCCIMVEDTAENLRTARRLGMKTVLVGRGVKKPAYVDVRIASILDLRRAAGRLLPR; via the coding sequence GTGAGCAAGCCCTGCGCGGGGCCGGTGTGGCTCTTCGACCTGGATAACACGCTGCACAACGCCAGCGCCCACATCTTCCCGCACATCAACGTCAGCATGACGGCCTATCTCGCGCGCCATCTCGCCCTCGACGACGAGGAGGCCAACGCCCTGCGGGTGCGCTACTGGCGCCGCTATGGCGCGACACTGACCGGCCTCATGCGCCACCACGGCGTCAATCCGCACCACTTCCTCGCGGAAACCCACCGCTTCGAACGCCTGCACGCGATGATGGTGTTCGACCGCGCCCTCGGCGCACTGCTGCGCCGCCTGCCCGGGCGCAAGATCGTGTTTTCCAACGGACCGCAGCGCTATGCCGGCGCCGTTCTCGAGGCAATGGGGATCCGCCGCCACTTTGCGGCGGTGTATGGCATCGAGCAGATGCGCTTCCATCCGAAACCGCAGATGCACGCCTTCCGCCACCTGCTGCACGACCTGCGGCTGCCGCCGCAATGCTGCATCATGGTCGAGGACACGGCCGAGAACCTGCGCACCGCCCGCCGTCTGGGGATGAAGACGGTGCTGGTCGGCCGAGGCGTGAAAAAGCCGGCCTACGTCGATGTCAGGATCGCATCCATCCTCGACCTGCGCCGCGCGGCCGGCCGCCTTCTGCCGCGGTAG
- a CDS encoding methyltransferase domain-containing protein, translated as MAGDADFALDRKLLIRRFGRAAATCEEVAVLAREVARRMDERLDYIRIEPRRILDLGCGTGADFDTLGRRFPAAQRVGADFALPMLARARGSRGLLDRLRALGRPQGPSLACADAAALPFGRASMSLVWSNLMLNWLADPLPALREMHRVLEVDGMLMFSTLGPDTLRELRAALPSTHGERVHRFIDMHDLGDALVQAGFSDPVMDMEVLTLTYADLDELLRDLRLSGCANASVARPRGLSGKGGWDVARSTLEALRRDGRLPATFEVVQGHAWKAQSKTTEDGRAIVRFQPRPGRA; from the coding sequence ATGGCCGGCGACGCAGATTTCGCGCTCGACCGCAAACTCCTGATCCGGCGCTTCGGCCGCGCGGCGGCGACCTGCGAAGAGGTTGCCGTGCTCGCGCGCGAGGTCGCGCGGCGCATGGACGAGCGGCTCGACTACATCCGCATCGAACCCCGGCGCATCCTCGACCTCGGCTGCGGCACAGGGGCCGACTTCGACACGCTGGGGCGACGCTTCCCTGCCGCACAACGCGTCGGCGCCGATTTCGCGTTGCCCATGCTCGCCCGTGCGCGCGGCTCGCGCGGCCTGCTCGACCGCCTGCGTGCGCTGGGACGGCCCCAGGGGCCTTCGCTCGCCTGTGCCGATGCGGCGGCCCTGCCCTTCGGCCGCGCCAGCATGTCGCTGGTGTGGTCCAACCTGATGCTCAACTGGCTCGCCGACCCGCTGCCCGCGCTGCGCGAAATGCATCGCGTGCTGGAAGTGGACGGCATGCTGATGTTCTCGACGCTGGGCCCGGACACCTTGCGCGAGTTGCGCGCCGCCCTGCCGTCCACCCACGGCGAGCGGGTGCACCGCTTCATCGACATGCACGACCTGGGCGACGCCCTGGTGCAGGCGGGCTTTTCCGACCCCGTCATGGACATGGAAGTGCTGACGCTGACCTACGCGGACCTCGACGAACTGCTGCGCGACCTGCGGCTGTCGGGCTGTGCCAACGCGAGCGTCGCGCGCCCGCGCGGCCTGTCGGGAAAGGGGGGCTGGGATGTCGCCCGGAGCACCCTCGAGGCGCTGCGCCGGGATGGCCGCCTGCCCGCCACCTTCGAGGTGGTGCAGGGCCACGCATGGAAGGCCCAATCGAAGACGACCGAGGACGGCCGCGCCATCGTCCGCTTCCAGCCGCGCCCGGGCAGGGCCTGA